From one Pelorhabdus rhamnosifermentans genomic stretch:
- a CDS encoding winged helix-turn-helix transcriptional regulator: MAENKFSDKNMMARCVPMSMLQSVLNGKWKILILWYITFYKVQRFGELMRRLDGITQSTLTKQLRELEADGLLHREIYKEIPPKVEYTLSELGESFIPVLNAMMAWSETRLCPDYVNPYTNQKEMDKEQ; the protein is encoded by the coding sequence ATGGCAGAGAATAAGTTTAGCGATAAGAACATGATGGCTCGCTGTGTGCCAATGAGTATGCTGCAGTCTGTATTGAACGGTAAATGGAAAATATTAATCTTATGGTATATAACTTTTTATAAGGTTCAGCGCTTCGGCGAGCTGATGCGTCGTTTGGATGGTATAACACAGTCTACACTTACCAAACAGCTCCGTGAGTTGGAGGCAGATGGGCTTTTACATCGGGAAATTTACAAAGAAATCCCACCGAAGGTCGAGTATACTTTGAGTGAACTGGGGGAAAGTTTTATTCCCGTTTTGAATGCCATGATGGCCTGGAGTGAAACTCGTCTGTGCCCGGATTATGTAAATCCATATACGAATCAAAAAGAAATGGATAAAGAGCAATAG